CTTAGGTTCCACATTAGCATCCACCAATTCAGGAGCTACACCAGTTCCCCCATTAGACTTCAGAGTAAACTTAATTTTCCTAATGGGTGGCTGAGGTTTTTCATCAGATTCCTTTTCCAACCCAACATCAGGGGATTTGGGAAAAGTCTTGTCGAGCAGAGGATTCAAATTGCCTTTCTTTGATATTGACACAGAATTAGTATGAACATCTTGATTACCTGTGCTACTTATTTTCCTTGGGCGACCTCTTTTGGGGCGGCTTCCATCTTTATCATGTGTAAAACGCAGAACAGCATCAGTGTTCTCATCATTTTTAGGTTTAGCTACTAATGATTTAACACCTTCGCTCATATCTGCAGACTTTGACATTACATTATCCTTGCTGGAAGCAGGGATTTCAGAAGGAAGAAAATCACTTCCAATAGCAGAAGTCTTTCTCAATTGAGCTGGTTTTGCAATGTTCTCATGTTTCGGCTCAGAAACTAGAGCTACATGTTTCGTTTTAGGCTCCGGCTGCATCATATCCTTTCTGGACATAGGATTTTTAGAAGGTGAAGAATCAGAGCTAGTATTGTGAGCCTTTCTAGATTGAGCTGATTTTCTGGTTTTTGTTCCCATATGAATCAAAGAGTGATCATAGCCTTCCTCTGCATTCATCAAAGAATTAGGCTTACGGTCCCTCCTCCTTGGCGAAGTATTCAGCCGAGTTTCAGAGCTTGGTTCCTTAACAGACTCTAAATTGCAAGTCTCTGAATTGGAGTTTGCACTGCTTCTTTTGGAGTTCTTAGTAAGATTAGAATGTTGTTTCCTTTTGGAACCAGACTTTTTTATAGCTTCTCCATCCACAGTAGCAGCACTGGCACATATGTTTGATTTTGTAACACCCGTAAGTTGGGAACCTCCCACACAAGTAGTATCTGGTTCAAGTCCTTTGGTCACCTGATCAAGAATATAATTACATGTTTAATGTTCCATAATATTGACTGGTGCTGTGACAAAGTAAGCATCACAATCGTAACGGGAAATTTAATAATCCAATAACGTATAGTGAAAGGAAAAAGATAACTTACATCACAGGGTTGATCATCTGCATCTGTGGGTACATCAAGCTTGTTATCAACTGACTGAACCTGAAGTATTGCAACAAAATCAATCCTAACCAAGTAACAGGTTATTGAAAATAACAATACCAAAGTGAAGAAGATATTGATGTAACAGTGGGTTAGAAATTAAGCATTATTCATATCCTGTCAGAAATCTAGGGAGAAAGAGAAACTGAGAATATATTAAAGTGAGAGATAAAGAAAGAAGTGTTATGGTCATTCAAGAATCAAGGAGAGTATCCTCTTCCAAGGGTTTTACTTTACACCAGAGCAATGAGCTTATTCAGTTTATTCCCAAAAGGTGCTTCCCCGATACACTTACTGATATTTAACCCGTGACCCCTAACTCTCTTAGCCCCATAACTTACCAATTAAACTTCAAATTATCCTTCTACAGACACACCATATTTTCCTCCTATCTCATTATTTTTATTCCTAACAATACCTCTCCCTAATAGATCAACATTGTACTCAAGgttgaaatttcaaaactgtaGCTGAATGGCATCAAATCTTCCTATGTAGCCTCCTAATTGGTTTGCCTTGCCAATGGATAAGAACTTGTTTCACCTGATCCCCACAGTGAGATACAGTCTAATACCCCAGTGCACTTTCTGGGAAATAAGAGTTGGCATCCACTTTCAAAATCTATAGGTAGATTAGTTCCCACTGAATGATTTAATACCACCTCTTTAAGCTGGGACAATGAAACACAGATTGAATGTGTTCTTACTATGGGACCTGAAGTTGGAAAGTAACTGCGACTTCCTCTATTTGTTTAGCACCAAGTAGGGACCACAGAATCTATCTAGCAGCTAACTTTGGATGCATTGAGAATACACATCCCTAGGAGTGGGTCTAATCTTCAAATAAACCCGATCCCCAACCTGAATAGTAAAAGGGCATCTGTGTGCACTGGCATACGGCATACCGCTCCATGCAATTAAGAAAAACACATATTATCTACTATCAGTATTGCCTATGACAAGTACAACATAccactgcctttggagaagcaATCAATCGATTCTGGCAAATGGACGTAACGATTTGTGGATAATCATGAAGAGATCTTCCTGAGGACTCCACGACCTTCATAAGAAACGGTGTAAGCTTCACAGCACAGCTGGTTATTACTTTCTCAGCCAAGGTCCAAGAAATAGGTGAGATAGTCTGGGAAAATAAGCTAACCAGATtaacaaagtaaaataaaaggaCATGAAGTAACAATAaccaaataacataaaaaaccaaaaaaatataaatgagatGAAACCGATATAATGCAAAGTTTGTTACCTGATTTTCCTTTCGAGCACTATCTAAAAGAGGTTTAAGAAGATCTGGGGAAATTTCATCACTTTCGTTTATGACCAATGTCATTATTGATTCCATTGAATGAATTACATTACTTGGATGGCTTGACCtttaaattgaataaaaaatactctAGTCATTAATACAGGAGTGAATGAAAACTCCAATGATAACTGAtaagcaaaaaagaaaaaaggaaaaaagcagTAAACTTCTTCTTATGTGATAACTGCTAAGCAATCTATTTTTTCATCAGTATTTGTCAATGTAAAACAACTTCCCCTAGCTTCATCTGCTAGTCATTTGGAAAAAGAATATGCAAAGAAAACCTAATTTCCTTGGCTGCACCACTTCTGTATTGAGAAGTTTAACACATAAAATTCATAAATAGTTCACCTCCAAAAGCATCTCTCAAGTAAGTTGATAGAAACTGTGAAACGAAGCACTGTTCTATTGAAAATATTGACTTAAGCTTCTTTTCTTCTACTGATACAAAGATGATATTTGTAGAGGGGGGAGATTTGTACAAGAACTTATCGAAATGCCTACCAAACATGAAAGAAGATAGAAACTAGTAGATACAAAATCAACCGTGAACTTCATCTAACAGCAGCTTAAGCTGTTAGGGGAAGGCCAGTCCAAATTCAAGAGACAGTATACAGAAAAACTTACACATGATTACAACACCAATATGATCTTCTACTTATGTGATCGGTTTGAATAAATTTTACCAAATTTGAAAAACTGTTTGACTGTCAACTATAACCAAGCTGAAATATACATttacaaaaaatagaaaagaaaccTCAAAGTTGGGTGCACGAATTTTATAGAGATGATATGCATCTATTAATATGTaatcagaaagaaagaaaaacctaATTGAGTTAATAAATTTCACCTAGGCAATTTTGGAACTGAAGAAACAGATAAAACAAATTGTCGTTAGGGCTCTCTAACCTTACAACACCAAAGAAATGATGAAACATCTCAATAACCAGGTCATCACACTCAAGGTCCAGCATGACCAAGGATGACCTGACCTTCCAAACATTCTCAAGTATGGCTAATGCCTTTTCATAGCCACGACCAGATACATGACACAATTTCTCAAAAGCTGACACCTTGAGCTTGAAAACTTCCTGCTCAGCACGAAAGGAAATGTAATCAATGTATAATTTCAACAAGAAAATATAATTACAAAAATCATTATCAACATTTATAATTACAATATACTTGAACTGTTTGATTGAAAAAATTCAATTACAGAAAAGTAAAATGAGTACCTTCATTTGTTCATCATCATAAGGGGAATCTGGTGCCGTAATTCTTGTGATCTCAGCTAGGCAAGATGTAACAGAGATGTTGACATCCTCATCCGGATGTCGCAAAAGTTCAGTAGAAATTAGTGCCTTCATTAAAGGCACCAGTGATTCTTGAACATGATTGGCAGGTCTTTGATCGACCGTTGACAGAATCAGCTCCAATTTCTAAAATTTGGAAAGCCATACAAAAGTAAAGGAATGTCAGGAAGGCCTGTTGttaaaaatgttttaatttattcCAAAATTCAACTAAGCATTGAAATAAGTGGGGAAGACTCCTAATTTACACTGTTACAAGTGAGGAATTAAACCAGATATTCAACTTGATTTATTCATATCATCTAAGGACATAAACTAAGCCCTTTTGTAAATATCCACATTTCAGTGCATAATTCGTGTGCACCTTAACTGACACCTCAAAGTCAATTAACAAAGCAAACCATTGGTAACCCCCTAACAGAAAAAAAAGTCCATGACAAACATAAGATTTGTTTGCGTCCAAACAATAAGCCACATAATCCATCATCAAATTCAGCAACGTAGTGGAATTCATTTGACAAGAAACGGCACAGGAATGTATAGATATATACGAGGGCATCAAGGAGATCAAGAGCATCAACCTCCCTAGGTCAGTAACTACTCTGCTGCCATTAAGTAGCTGAGCAAATCTTTTTTTATGATAGAAGAAATTCACTAGAACAAAGAGAAGAAAACTACAAGAAACATAGGGTAAGGGACCCAAAATataacaagaaagaaaaagagagaacatCTGGAGCAAAGCTGCCAGTTTCATTTGCATATCAACAGGGAGTAAATGGCAGGTTCCCAAAACCACTTCTTGCAAAGGAACCTTTTTGTCAATGTAGAATCATTGGCGGGTTCTCCTTTCATAAAATCATAACCAATCCATTTGAAAGCATAGTTCACAAGTACAAGGGGAGGTTGGCTCCCTACACAAGGCAGCTCCTTTTGCCTTGCTCTTGCCAACTTGTTCACCTCTTCATGGTGAAACACTTGGCCATTGACAAATTTCTAGCTGTCAAGGGACAGTAGCCCCTATCTAGGAATCGACATAGTGCTACCCTAGTAGAAAAGTCTTGGTTATGCAAGAAACCAACATATCCATAAATTGAGTACCACAGGCCAAATAGAAGTCTGGATCTTGAAGGATGCATTGAACTTCCAAAGGAGTTAATCAAAATTACAGCCACTCTACTTAACCAATGAGCCAGAAATTGAAAAAAGGGTTTGCAGGAATACATCCAATTAGACAGATAAACACAGCCAACGAGACACGAAGAGACTCCGAtcagaaaattcaataaaaatgaaaaatttaattcCATGAAAAAATGTGGAAGACATATGAGGTAAATAAAACCTAAAGAATTCCCTTGGAAAATAACCAGAATTTGGGTGTGCCATGCCAACCCATTTGAGATACCTAAACCAATCATGAGACAACCCATAACATGAGATATCTAAAATCAAGGCAGTAATCTATATGATCAGCAAAcagagagaaaatcataatcAATTCATGAGACAAAAATCCAGCAGAAAGATTTACAAATAGATATGAAAAGCAGAAGAAAGATATGGAGAGAGATTACATCAAGCTGTTCAAGAACCACATCAATATCATCATAAGGCTTGCATTTGAGCAGCTTCCTCCCCACATGTCTAAGCCTCTGCAGCAGCAGTGTATCTCTCTCAGTGGAAGTCATTGTTTCTGCCCAGAAAGTTTGGAAATGTACAATGTAACTCACAATTTATAGCCCTAGCTGTGTCAGCAAAACTAAATTCAAGGGTTTGAGGCAAAGTGTGTGACATGCAAGCAGATAAGCACAAAAGATtagttcatgtttttttttaatactatTGAGTTTCTGGGTTTGAAATTCACTATACAATCATTACAATGTACTAAGAAAAGTTTTAAACCCCTTTTATTTGGTTACCTTAAAAGAAAATACTCCCTAAAGagtctttctttcctttcttctctTACAGGCGAAAGTGCCTGTCTTTGATCGTTGAACTTGAGGGCATTGCTGAATGCTGATGAACTGAGATTTCGTCATCATCTTCCCTGCAATTACCATCATACCCTTAGTATATTTTTCCTATGCCATACAAATACTCCTAAGGTAAAGTACATGTTTGATTGTCTGAAACAAAGTTAAGAAAAGACTTTCGCAGGAAGAGCGACGATGGCTTTGGTGGGACAGTGAGTTTAGTGACACATTGTGGTACACTTGAAAATTTTGCTTGTAATGACAGGTATACCCttaatttatttctttcttAGACAATAATATCCTCATCTTCACCACCTCTTCTCTACTACTCTGTTGGGGTTTTCTTCACCCAACACAGACTAAAAACCTCTTTTGCTCACACAACCCATTcaaaattgagaatttttttcataaaataagaATATATTTAAGAAAGAAATCCCAAATAAGAAGCAGAGGAACCGAAAAGTATAAGGATTAAAAAACAAGCATCACACAAATTCATTGTTCATGTTCAAAACACTCAAGCATTCACATGACATACAAACAGATCAGCAAAGTTTTAATCCTTTACACAAATTTTTACTAGGTCCTGTTCGGGTTGTCGGATCATGGGTTGCGGTGGTGACTTCGACATTGAGTTCTGGGTCGAGATGAATGCTCTTCCTGTGTCGGCGGCGGAATAGCGCGTACTCCTCCTCCGCCGGCAGCTGAGCCCGATGACGACGGTGACACCGGTGGAGGCCATTCATGAGATTATTGAGGAAGAGGATGATGAAGTGGAAGAAGAGGAGATGGAGCCCTCAGATTGATGATCTGgtggatatttttgtaaattaaCATTTTAATCCCAATCAATCTCAGctgttcaattttaaaattaatatatccAATGGCTACTATCCAACTGCACCACCATGGGACAGTTTTCTACTGTCCCACCGAAGCCAGAACCAGGAAGAGCTTACTCTAGGCTGATGTAAATGTttctttttaacaaaattgTCCTCTGTGGAGGATACATATATTTGACATAAAAAAGTCATTATGGTTAGAGCAAAATGCTAACAAcacttattttaatattttttccaaCATTGTTTTACCATTTTGTTAAAATTTATGTATGATCCACTAAAAATATAACCTGCATATCCAATCAGTGGGTTTCACATAAAAGTCAACTAATTAACAATGTGCGAAAATGAATGTTCAGCACTCCTCTATAATTAGTAAAACACTCTAATTTCAACAAAAGAGTTGTAAATCCAATACACCCTTGTTCATTTTGATAACTATTGAAATCAACTTTTATATTATAGAGCACAATGTGTCATTGACGTTCACAAACTTGGTTTGATTAGGGGTGTCTGTTATCGATCTATTCTGTTGACAACTAAAATTTACACGAAAGTGTGCAACATGGATGATGTGTGTGTCCTTTGCCGTGACAATTCAAAATGAGAAGTTTCATATttaggattaaaaaaaatagtttcttAACTAATGAACCCAAGAAAAGTTTAGAGAAATTAAGTTTACTAATACAATAAAGTTTAATCaagggataaaaatgagaaaatcTATTGTGTAAATATCAAGACTATATATTGTAcgtaaaataataaatttcattAGAAACATAAAATGACACATTAATGATAACTATTTATTTAATCAAAATAGTACGAAATGCTTCTATGTTATGAGGATATTGGAGAAAACCCCTACAATTAAGCAAAAAACACTCCATTTGTATTTTAgtcttgatatgaaagaaggcATTCATGTCAATGTAAACAATGCAAAAAATTGCCAAAactattttgaattaaaattttggGTGAAATAACAAAAGTACAAATCAAGCAGATAATTATTTTATGTACCTTCTTTTTTTTCCACTTTCTCTCTCTGTGTGTACATGTATCTCAAAGTCATAGTTGTCACCCATCCAGTAAGAGTGGTTCTGACATGTTGCAATTTAGTATTCGACTCAATAAATTTACAATGacctgaaaataaaaaatggaaaaaattcATCAATGGAACTTTCAGAATTTAGGCATAAATCTCAGCTACCCTAATATGATATTCACTTAGGATGAGTGCATacctctattttttttcttatccttGGATCACGGATTAAATATCAGTAAGTGTATCGAGGAAGCACCTTTTGGGAATAAACTGAATTAAGCTCATTGCTCTGGTGTAAAGGAAAACCCTTGGAGGAGGATACTATCCTTGATTCTTGAATGACCATAAAACTTCTTTCTTTACAATTGTGATGCTTGCTTTGTCACAGCACCAGTCAATATTTTGGAATATTAAACATGTAATTATATTCTTAATCAGGTGACGAAAGGACTTGAACCAGATATTACTTGTGTGAGAGATTCCCAACTTACTGGTGTTACAAAATCAAACATAAGTGCCAGTGCTGCTACTGTGGATGGCGAAGCTATAAAAAAGTCTGGTTCCAAAAGGAAACAACATTCTGATCTTACTAAGAACTCCAAAAGAAGTAGTGCAAAGTCCAATTCAGAGACTTGCATTTTAGAGTCTGTTAAGGAACCAAACTCTGAAACTCGGCTGAATACTTCGCCAAGGAGGAGGGACCGTAAGCCTAATTCTTTGATGAATGCAGAAGAAGGCTACGATCACTCTTCGATTCATATGGGAACAAAAACCGGAAAATCAGCTCAATACAGAAAGGCCCACAATACCAGCTCTGTTTCTCCAGCTTCTAAAAATCCTATCTCCAGAAAGGATATGATGCAGCCAGAGCCTAAAACGAAACATGTAGCTCTAGTTTCTGAGCCAAGACATGAGAACATTGCAAAACCAGCTCAATTGAGAAAGACTTCAGATATTGGCAGTGATTTTCTTCCTTCTAAAATCCATGCTTCCAGCAAGGATAATGTATTGTCAAAGTCTGCAGATATGAGCGTTGGTGTTAAATCATTAGTAGCTAAACCTAAAAATGATGAGAACACTGATGCTGCTCTGCGTTTTACACATGATAAAGATGGAAGCCGCCCCCAAAGACGTCGCCCAAGGAAAATAAGTAGCACAGGTAATCAAGATGTTCATACTAATTATGTGTCAATGTCAAAGGAAGGCAATTTGAATCCTCTGCTCGACAAGACTCTTCCCAAATCCCCTGATGTTGGGTTGGAAAAGGAATATCATGAAAAACCTCAGCCACCCATTAGGAAAATTAAGTTTACTCTGAAGTCTAGTGGGGGAACTGGTGTAGCTCCTGAATTGGTGGATGCTAATGTGGAACCTAAGGTTTCTTGTGAAGATGAGGGGAGAAACAAGTCAGCTATGAATGCTGAGGTGGAAAATAGAGAAGAGGCCAGATCTTCAGGTCAACCAGAGGTTAAGAAAAGGAGGAGGCATGATGATGCTACTCCTAACAAAGGTCTCAACAAATAATCTGTTGTGAAGGTATATCAAGAATCTTTTTTACAATCTTCCTGAATAACAGGAAATTTCAGTAAAACCTCACATACTTCATCTTTTGGGGGCCTTGTTGCTGCCACTTTATAGGGGTCGATTACTGAGTCTGCAAGTAAAGCATTAAGTTGTCAATTGAGTTCGATCTCATTTCAAGGATAAATTATCAATTGAAAGAACAATTTATGGTGAAACTTGATTCcattaatttatcttttttcttAGCTTAAAAGAAAATTTGAGAAACTTTAAAATTGTATCCTTGTATCCTTCTAAGATTTAGATTCCTCATCTTAAAACCAAATTAGAACATCAGAATCAAAGTTTAGTTCGAGTGTCTTGATCAACGCCATTAAGAAATTTCATCATGTAATATTTGGATGATAATATTTTCACCTGAGCTAAAAGATAAAATCACACTATCCCGTAGCCTATACCGTAGTTAATAGCTTCTCACCCTTTAGTATTTCCGCAACATTTAAGTTTCTCCAAGATGACCAACCATCCATATTCATTGTTACACCACCCTCCACTCATAAGTAATTCTCACAAAATTAGTACCTTCACTAAAGATATAAGTGATTCTTGAATTTGATGTGTAGGATCTTGGTCCATTATTGATAACTTCAACTTCAATTTCTAACATTTAAAAagcctaaaataaaaaaaa
This portion of the Lotus japonicus ecotype B-129 chromosome 3, LjGifu_v1.2 genome encodes:
- the LOC130745744 gene encoding sister chromatid cohesion protein PDS5 homolog D-like isoform X1 encodes the protein MTSTERDTLLLQRLRHVGRKLLKCKPYDDIDVVLEQLDKLELILSTVDQRPANHVQESLVPLMKALISTELLRHPDEDVNISVTSCLAEITRITAPDSPYDDEQMKEVFKLKVSAFEKLCHVSGRGYEKALAILENVWKVRSSLVMLDLECDDLVIEMFHHFFGVVRSSHPSNVIHSMESIMTLVINESDEISPDLLKPLLDSARKENQTISPISWTLAEKVITSCAVKLTPFLMKVVESSGRSLHDYPQIVTSICQNRLIASPKAVVQSVDNKLDVPTDADDQPCDVTKGLEPDTTCVGGSQLTGVTKSNICASAATVDGEAIKKSGSKRKQHSNLTKNSKRSSANSNSETCNLESVKEPSSETRLNTSPRRRDRKPNSLMNAEEGYDHSLIHMGTKTRKSAQSRKAHNTSSDSSPSKNPMSRKDMMQPEPKTKHVALVSEPKHENIAKPAQLRKTSAIGSDFLPSEIPASSKDNVMSKSADMSEGVKSLVAKPKNDENTDAVLRFTHDKDGSRPKRGRPRKISSTGNQDVHTNSVSISKKGNLNPLLDKTFPKSPDVGLEKESDEKPQPPIRKIKFTLKSNGGTGVAPELVDANVEPKVSCEDEGRNKSAMNVEVENREEARSSGQPEVKKRRRHDDATPNKGLNKSSAVKGPMAITESASKALSGVGETTQARLRRRNITTSVEVSESRDRSNSLVGSRIEVWWPKDKTFYAGVVASYDPVRGKHKILYDDGDEEVLNLNKQRWKLVDVSPNEEKGLGLKDLAEASDMVEKCRETPELESAKGAKTNSQSRKDSAGKPLKTRKRKTGSDMKKIKPENGDLEKDKAQRA
- the LOC130745744 gene encoding sister chromatid cohesion protein PDS5 homolog D-like isoform X2 — encoded protein: MKALISTELLRHPDEDVNISVTSCLAEITRITAPDSPYDDEQMKEVFKLKVSAFEKLCHVSGRGYEKALAILENVWKVRSSLVMLDLECDDLVIEMFHHFFGVVRSSHPSNVIHSMESIMTLVINESDEISPDLLKPLLDSARKENQTISPISWTLAEKVITSCAVKLTPFLMKVVESSGRSLHDYPQIVTSICQNRLIASPKAVVQSVDNKLDVPTDADDQPCDVTKGLEPDTTCVGGSQLTGVTKSNICASAATVDGEAIKKSGSKRKQHSNLTKNSKRSSANSNSETCNLESVKEPSSETRLNTSPRRRDRKPNSLMNAEEGYDHSLIHMGTKTRKSAQSRKAHNTSSDSSPSKNPMSRKDMMQPEPKTKHVALVSEPKHENIAKPAQLRKTSAIGSDFLPSEIPASSKDNVMSKSADMSEGVKSLVAKPKNDENTDAVLRFTHDKDGSRPKRGRPRKISSTGNQDVHTNSVSISKKGNLNPLLDKTFPKSPDVGLEKESDEKPQPPIRKIKFTLKSNGGTGVAPELVDANVEPKVSCEDEGRNKSAMNVEVENREEARSSGQPEVKKRRRHDDATPNKGLNKSSAVKGPMAITESASKALSGVGETTQARLRRRNITTSVEVSESRDRSNSLVGSRIEVWWPKDKTFYAGVVASYDPVRGKHKILYDDGDEEVLNLNKQRWKLVDVSPNEEKGLGLKDLAEASDMVEKCRETPELESAKGAKTNSQSRKDSAGKPLKTRKRKTGSDMKKIKPENGDLEKDKAQRA
- the LOC130744680 gene encoding uncharacterized protein LOC130744680 encodes the protein MYLKVIVVTHPVTKGLEPDITCVRDSQLTGVTKSNISASAATVDGEAIKKSGSKRKQHSDLTKNSKRSSAKSNSETCILESVKEPNSETRLNTSPRRRDRKPNSLMNAEEGYDHSSIHMGTKTGKSAQYRKAHNTSSVSPASKNPISRKDMMQPEPKTKHVALVSEPRHENIAKPAQLRKTSDIGSDFLPSKIHASSKDNVLSKSADMSVGVKSLVAKPKNDENTDAALRFTHDKDGSRPQRRRPRKISSTGNQDVHTNYVSMSKEGNLNPLLDKTLPKSPDVGLEKEYHEKPQPPIRKIKFTLKSSGGTGVAPELVDANVEPKVSCEDEGRNKSAMNAEVENREEARSSGQPEVKKRRRHDDATPNKGLNK